DNA from Leptospira mayottensis 200901116:
GTATTGTCTGCTCCTCAAGTACTTACCGTGGACAATCAAGAAGCGGAAATCAGTGTCGGTCAGGATGTTCCGGTTAGGACGCAGAGTAGAAATGCCGGTACTGGTGGAACGAACGCTGTGACCGTGGACAACTACGAATATCGTCCGACAGGTATCAAACTCAAGTTTACTCCGCACGTGAACAAAAACAATAAGATCACTCTCGAACTCTTCCAGGAAATCAAGAATATCGCCGAGATTGCCCTTGCCGGAGGGAATCCAACTTTCAATCGGCGCGAAATCAAAACTTCCATTTCCATTGAGAACACTCAGTCTATCGTGATTGGGGGACTTATTTCAAATGATAAACAAAAAAGGATCATTAAAATTCCTCTGCTTGGGGATATTCCGTATTTAGGCCATCTTTTCAAAAGGACTACCGAAAAAATTAAAAAGACGAACTTGATGGTTTTTATCACACCGCATATACTAGACAGCAGAGAAAATGCGGATAAGATGACCGTGAAGAAAAAGATGCAACAGGAAAGATACGAACTCGAAAGAGAAAGAATCCTCAATAAAGAAAAAGAAATCAAAGAAAGAGGGGACTAAACTTGAAAACTCTCGGAGATATCCTAATTGAAGAGGGGATCATATCCGAAAAAGATCTGGAAGATTCCCTTAAGGTTCAGAAGAAAAATAACCTTCCGCTCAGTCATATCATTCAGAAAAAAGGAATCGCAGGAGAAGCCGATATTCTCCGCGCCTTATCCAAACTCTATCAATTTGAATTCAGGGAAAAACTTGAGTTTACGGGAATGGAAGACGTATTCTTACAAATTCCGTTGAAGCTACTTCAAAAAAGTAGGATCGTTCCGTTTCAACTTTCCAAAAAGACGATTCGAGTCGCCGTGTCTGATCCATCTGATCTACATCCGATGGACGACGTGCGGAATTTTTTAAAAGGATATAACGTAGAATTCGTTCTTGCTCCAGAGCCAGAGATCATGAGAATCATCCATTCTCAGTTCGATACTACCTCCTCATCAGCAAAAGAAATGTTAAATGAGATGGAGGGAAGTTTTTCAGAACTTGCGGAAGCTTTTGAAAATGAAACTCTCGACTTAAGTGACGACGCCCCTATCATCAAGATGGTGAATGTGATTCTTTCGCAAGCCGTCAACGAAAGAGCTTCCGATATTCACATCGAACCGTATGAAAAGTCACTTGTGGTTCGCTACAGAGTGGACGGGATTTTGCATAATGTTCTCAGCCCTCCAAAATCCTATCACGCCGGAATTTCTTCCAGGATCAAGATCATGTCGAATCTGAATATCGCAGAGAATCGACTTCCTCAAGATGGGAGAATTAAACTCAGGCTTGCTGGAAAGGACATCGATATCCGGGTTTCTACGATTCCTTGTCAGTTCGGAGAAAGGATTGTTATGAGGCTTTTGAATAAAACGGATCAAAAATACTCTTTGGATACGATGGGTTTTTATCCCGACCTCATCAAGTCGCTTCGTTCTCTCATCTATGAGCCTCATGGAATCGTCCTTGTTACGGGACCGACCGGATCGGGAAAATCCACCACACTCTATTCGGCGCTTAGTGAACTGAACACAGAAGAAAGAAACATTATCACTTGTGAAGACCCCGTGGAGTATCAGATCGAAGGAATTTCTCAGATGCAGATGCAGGAGAAAATCGGTCTTACGTTTGCTACCGGCTTAAGAGCGATCTTACGACAAGACCCGGATGTGATTATGGTGGGAGAGATTCGAGACGAGGAAACCGCGAGGATTGCGATCCAGGCTTCTCTTACGGGTCACCTTGTGTTTTCCACATTACATACGAATGATGCAGCCAGTGCGGCGACCCGTTTGGTCGATATGGGAATCGAACCATATCTTATCACTTCCACGGTTTTGGGTTTTATGGCTCAGAGACTTGTGCGTGTTATCTGCACTCAATGTAAAGAGGTTTACAAACCCACCGCTTCGGAATTGGAATCGATCGGAATTTCTAAAAAGGCTTTAAAGAACGGAAGCTTACACAGAGGTAAGGGTTGTTCTCATTGTATGGGAACCGGACTTAAAGGAAGGACGGGAATTTACGAACTTTTGTTAGTGAATTCTCACATTAAACATGCGATCCTGCAAGGTAAGGATGCGGGGCAATTAAACGAGATCGCGCTTGAACATAATTTCCAAACTCTAAAAGACTACGGAATCAAAAAGGTAATCGACGGAGTAACTACGATCGACGAAGTCCTCAGAGTAACCTAATTTCATGGCCATTTATTCTTACGTTGCATTTAATAAAAAAGGAAAGGAGGAGAAGGGGATTGTAGATGCCGCTTCTCTCCAAGCCGCAAGATCCAAACTGAAAAACAAGGGTTTGTATGTCCGTAATATCTCCGAAGATTCCGAACGAAAAGACAGGGAACTTTTTCCATTTCTAGCAAAATACTTTTATAGAATCCCTCGCAAAGAAGTCGGGCTTTTTTCTAGGCAACTCGCCACGTTACTCGGTGCCGGAATCCCTTTGGATAAATCTCTTTCCAGTATCGTAGAACAAACGGAAAACCAAAATTTCAGAAAAGTTCTTACCGGAATGCAGGCAAATATCACGGAAGGTTCTTCTTTATCGGAAGCGATGAAAAAACATCCCGACGTGTTTCCCAGCCAGTTTCCGTCTCTTGTCGCAGTCGGTGAAAAAACAGGGGATTACGAAGCCACTTTGACTAGACTTGCCGAACTCGAAGAAAAATCGAGCGAACTCAAAGCAAAGGTTCAAGTAGCGATGGTATATCCGTTCATCATGGGTTCTTTATCCATTTTCGTTACGATCTTTTTATTAACGGTAGTTATTCCACAGATTCAAGAATTGTTTCTACAGTTCGACGCAAAACTTCCTTTGATCACTCGAATCGTAATCGGAGTTTCGGACATTCTGATCGGATTTTGGTGGCTTCTCCTTACCTTGGGTTTCGGCGCCGTTGTGAGTTTTATCTATTACAAAAACACTCCTAAGGGAAAACGGAATTGGGACGAGTTTGTATTGAAGATTCCGATTTTGGGTTCTCTTGCACGCAAAGTTCTCGTGAGTAGTTTTGCAAGAAACATCGGAATTCTTTTGAGTAACCGTGTTCCCTTGATTACTACACTGACCATCGTGGAAAAAATCGTGAATCATTCCATTTTCGGAGAAGAAATTAAAAATGCGGTAGAAAGAATCAAGGAAGGAGAGAAACTTTCCGCATCATTCAGCGGGTCCATAATTCTGCCTCAGATGGTGGTGGGTATGATCGCCGCCGGAGAAGTTTCAGACCGGGTTCCGGAAATGATGAATAAACTCGCGGACATTTACGATACCGAAGTAGATACCGCGATTAAAACAATGACACAATCCATGGAACCTTTGATGATTGTGGTTATGGGTCTTTTGATCGGAACGATTATGGCATCCATTATGGTCCCAATGTACAACTTGACGCAGCAACTTCAAAACATATAGCTTTAGATTAAGGAGAATTGAATTGAACCGATCCAAATTAAAAAGAAAATACAGAAAAGGTCTGACACTGATCGAACTCGCCGTTGTTGTGATCATTTTAGGTGCTCTGATTGCTCTTGTTTATTCCAACTTCCGTCCAGGTGAAATCAGCGATGATACCGCCGCCCTCAAACTAAAAAAAGACGCCTACGAACTTCAATCGCATCTTGAAAGATACGCGCAACGTTACGGTACTTATCCTTCCGACGACCAAGGTCTTGAAGCTTTGGTGGAAAAACCTACCACGGGAGATGTTCCTGAAGATTGGAAGCCCACACTGACTAAAAAGGCGGCGATCAATGATCCTTGGGGAACTCCTTATAAACTCAAAAGAGACGTGAATGGCGACATCCAATTTATAACCATGGGTAAGGATAAAAAAGAAGGCGGAGAGGGTAAAAATGCTGACTTTAACATCCTTAATGAAGACGAATATCCTTCCGACTTCCGCAGAAAGTAATCCTATCTTTCCTTTCCGGCTATGAAGTTACAAAGCATCCGGAAAGGATTTACTCTGATTGAGTTAATCGTTGTTATTGCGATACTTGCGGGATTAATTAGCATTCTCGCAAGTACCGCCGCGAATTTTATTATTCCTTCCGGAAGTGATGCGGCGCAAACTCTAAAACAAGCGGCCGAATTCTGTTATAAAAAGTCCATTCTCACGAATACCACGATGATATTGGAATTGGATATAGACAATGACACTTATACCGTCAAGAAATTGGTTCGAGACGAAAGTGGACTTAAGGAAGTCCTAATTTTTAAGCCTCAGAAACTTCCTTATACTTCCGAAATTATCGACATCACCGATATTCGAGGTTTTCGATATACGAAAGGAATCATCAAAGTTCCGTATACCTACCTCGGAATCTCAGCAGATTACAGCGTTCATTTAGGAAACGATCCTTCTATTTACAGAACCTTAATTCTTTATCGATATGGAGGGAAAGTTTCTGTATTGGAAGGAGAGCAGTTTCATACTTCTTCGAATTTGGTAACCGATAAAAATTGGAAAGACCAGGATGATAACGAACAGCAACAGCCGTAGTATTCTTTTCTCGAAACTTTCGATTCGTTGGATCCGAGAAGGTTTTAATTTGATCGAAGTTTCCATTGCTCTTGCGTTAGCCGGAATCGCGATGACATACACGTACATGGTTATCTCCAACGGAATCAGACAACAAAGAATGGCAGTTGTAATCTCGAACGCAGTTCATCTCGCTAAAATTAAAATGGCTCAGATTGATTCTGTGTCGGTACTTCAATCCGATAAAACTACGGGAGATATTCCAGGTTATCCCGGGTACAGTTTTGAAACGACAATCAATGAAGAAGAAATGGATCTTATGAAACTTGC
Protein-coding regions in this window:
- a CDS encoding prepilin-type N-terminal cleavage/methylation domain-containing protein, producing MITNSNSRSILFSKLSIRWIREGFNLIEVSIALALAGIAMTYTYMVISNGIRQQRMAVVISNAVHLAKIKMAQIDSVSVLQSDKTTGDIPGYPGYSFETTINEEEMDLMKLAGKESKKPEDLLGGRDSEMNKLIMNRSGQTNQGAATVGIIRVFRIKVTIKYPTGNGMESYTAETFKSAQY
- a CDS encoding pilus assembly FimT family protein — encoded protein: MKLQSIRKGFTLIELIVVIAILAGLISILASTAANFIIPSGSDAAQTLKQAAEFCYKKSILTNTTMILELDIDNDTYTVKKLVRDESGLKEVLIFKPQKLPYTSEIIDITDIRGFRYTKGIIKVPYTYLGISADYSVHLGNDPSIYRTLILYRYGGKVSVLEGEQFHTSSNLVTDKNWKDQDDNEQQQP
- the gspE gene encoding type II secretion system ATPase GspE, with product MKTLGDILIEEGIISEKDLEDSLKVQKKNNLPLSHIIQKKGIAGEADILRALSKLYQFEFREKLEFTGMEDVFLQIPLKLLQKSRIVPFQLSKKTIRVAVSDPSDLHPMDDVRNFLKGYNVEFVLAPEPEIMRIIHSQFDTTSSSAKEMLNEMEGSFSELAEAFENETLDLSDDAPIIKMVNVILSQAVNERASDIHIEPYEKSLVVRYRVDGILHNVLSPPKSYHAGISSRIKIMSNLNIAENRLPQDGRIKLRLAGKDIDIRVSTIPCQFGERIVMRLLNKTDQKYSLDTMGFYPDLIKSLRSLIYEPHGIVLVTGPTGSGKSTTLYSALSELNTEERNIITCEDPVEYQIEGISQMQMQEKIGLTFATGLRAILRQDPDVIMVGEIRDEETARIAIQASLTGHLVFSTLHTNDAASAATRLVDMGIEPYLITSTVLGFMAQRLVRVICTQCKEVYKPTASELESIGISKKALKNGSLHRGKGCSHCMGTGLKGRTGIYELLLVNSHIKHAILQGKDAGQLNEIALEHNFQTLKDYGIKKVIDGVTTIDEVLRVT
- a CDS encoding type II secretion system F family protein, with the translated sequence MAIYSYVAFNKKGKEEKGIVDAASLQAARSKLKNKGLYVRNISEDSERKDRELFPFLAKYFYRIPRKEVGLFSRQLATLLGAGIPLDKSLSSIVEQTENQNFRKVLTGMQANITEGSSLSEAMKKHPDVFPSQFPSLVAVGEKTGDYEATLTRLAELEEKSSELKAKVQVAMVYPFIMGSLSIFVTIFLLTVVIPQIQELFLQFDAKLPLITRIVIGVSDILIGFWWLLLTLGFGAVVSFIYYKNTPKGKRNWDEFVLKIPILGSLARKVLVSSFARNIGILLSNRVPLITTLTIVEKIVNHSIFGEEIKNAVERIKEGEKLSASFSGSIILPQMVVGMIAAGEVSDRVPEMMNKLADIYDTEVDTAIKTMTQSMEPLMIVVMGLLIGTIMASIMVPMYNLTQQLQNI
- the gspG gene encoding type II secretion system major pseudopilin GspG, translating into MNRSKLKRKYRKGLTLIELAVVVIILGALIALVYSNFRPGEISDDTAALKLKKDAYELQSHLERYAQRYGTYPSDDQGLEALVEKPTTGDVPEDWKPTLTKKAAINDPWGTPYKLKRDVNGDIQFITMGKDKKEGGEGKNADFNILNEDEYPSDFRRK